ttttattttattttattttatttcaagtgGCTACTCGCGTCCATCCAGCTCTGGGTTTAAGAAGAGATGCCTACACCACTCCTggtccagccacctcctctagctcTGTGGCATTCCCAAGACAGCCAATAGAAAAAATACTGCCAGAATGTCCTGGGTCCATCCTGGGATCGCCTCCTGGGTAGAcatgcctgaaacacctcacATAGGAGGCACCCAGGAAGCATCCACCACATCAACtggaggagtagcagctctacACTGAAGTTCACTCTAAGGCCAAGCCCAGATACTCTTCAAAGGAAAGTTATCTCTACTCAACACTATACTCTCTTTTATTTAATCTGAATTAGTAAATGAATGAGTAAAATAgataaaaacaagtttaaaaaattgTATTCTGCTTCTCTTCTTTGCTCTTAGTGggctgtaatcagattactgagACTGCGTGCTGGAGGACATTCAAATAAATGTGACCTTTCCACAACTTTCACATTGAATTTCTGATTTGTCAGCCAATCCTGTTCTGTATGAAAGCATTTTTAGGTCTAATGTTGCCTATTCACCAGTACACAAAAGCAAACTGCATCATTTGTCCCAGAAAAGTCTTACCTGGACAGGTGCCTCTGCTGAGAGTAAACAAGCAGGTACTTGACTCGTAAAAGCTGATTATTGGTGACTACAAAGTATTTATGTGGTACATCCCCTCCTTCACTGTTCTTTGCCCTCGAGCGCTGGCGGTCTACAACTTCAGaatctgaaatgaaaaatgagcgGAAGGCTTTAATAGGTTCTGATTTAAAGAGCAATAAGCAGGTAGAACATTCCTGGAAAGATTTATGCAGTTACTGAGTGTTTTGAGAGGCATAAAGGTCCGAAATAAATTCAAGACAAAGTGTAGGCCACTTTGTTTTTACCCACAACGTGTCATATTACATCATATAAGAGCATTATCGCTGCCACGAGTACTCTCTGCAGTACTTTGTGACTCCCTGAATTGGTATTTTTGGCAACAGTGAATTTTTCTGTTTCCCTAACTCTAGCCTGTCTGGACATTAAGTCCTCACTCTTCCTGATAAGTGGAGGTCAGCTGTGAATCAGGAGAGCAGATTGCATGCATACTCCAGTGGGCTGGTCCAAGTGTCCCTGTCCAAGATATTGGACAAAGTGCATCCACGTGAGTGTTTGTAAGAGGTAAAAAGTGCTTAAAAGACAAGAGAATAAAGCAGtgcattaatgtgtgtgtgaatgaatgaaagtgACTTGTGAGTGTTTTGAGGGCTAAGTTAGAGTAAATGGAAAAAGTGTACTCCGGGTCAGGGACAGGTTCCTGCCCCAAGTTGGAGGAGTTtggtcttgttcatgagtgacGGGAGAAGGAAGCGgtagatcgacagacggattggtgcagtgtactggtctgttgtggtgaagagagagctgagtgtaaaagcgaagctctcaatttaccagttgatctacgtccctaccctcacctatggtcacgagctgtgggtagtgaccgaaagaacgagatcgcgaatACAAGAGGTGGATAtgggcttcctctgaagggtggctggcctctcccttagacaTAGGTTGATAAGTTCAGCCATTcgggaggggcttagagtagagccgctgctcctccacattgaaaggagccagttgaggtggttcgggcatctgacaaggatgcctcctgggcgcctcctaggtgaggtgtcctgggcatgtcccactgggaagaggccccagggcagacccaggacacactggagagattatatccctcggctggcctgggaacgccttggtgttcctctggacaagctggaggaggtggctggggagagggaggtctgggcttctctgcttgggctgccgCCTCCACGACCCGACcccagataagcggaagaaaatggatggatggatggatggatggaagtgtATATAGGTATTTAAGCAATAAAAGTACCTTGTTTTAACCAAGTTAGCACAGGAGCCTTGGTGGATCTTATGCAAGCAAAGAGACTTAAAAACATCACTGTGCATCGTCTACATGATCATTAGTGCAGGCTTGGTACCCACAGCTGTTTTGGTCCCATCAGCACCACCCAGATCCCCATCacctttctctttctccatcttATGCTGGCTGATCGTTAGGTATTATTATCTGCTATGTGAAGTATCACGACTCAAGTATCAAACAACAAATACTAATTCTGTTACAGCCTTGTTACATGACGTGTCATTCGAAGTTATCCCTATCTAACATCACTCACCCATCAAGTCCCTCGCCCATTTCTGCTCTGGTTCTGCTCACTCCACCGAATTATGTCTCCCATTATTTGCTCTGTTCCTTTTCTCTTCCCAGTCTCTCTGATTCACTcttatttaaaaactgtgacCCGTCATATATGTACAAATGCACACATTTTTGACCTCTTTACTCCATATGTCTTATTGCTAATTGTTGACAGCTCAGGTGTTTTCATAAACTGTCACTTTTTTGTTGCCTCCTCATAGCTTTGGAATCCATGTTGAAGACATACTGCTTTTACCCGACTGTTAAACATACCTTTTTTCTTCACCTGGCATTTAACATCTGGATGATCAATGACTTCACACAAGGCGACACAGCTCAGCAGTGGACCTAGAATGCTTTCTCTCCAGCCGCTGCTGTGGGGACTGTAGAGGACAGCCATACTGAGGTCACTAGTGAGGTAGGTCCCCTCTCCAAACACCGAGTTCTGCAATGAAAAATGTCCATGTAAGCCCAATGTATCACTCTGATTTACACTCCAGCCCTTCAGCATCCTCTTAAACTTGCCTTGCTCCTCATGAtctgtaaaaaaacaattttttaaataaggtTTCGGTACACTGACCTTGTTGAGGTGACAGTGTAGGCCGTTGTGAATAATCGAATGAAAGTTCTCCAAGCGGCTCCCGTGGAAAGCATAGAAAACATCTCGTCCTTCCCTCGTCCTCTCAAACCTCGCGTTCATCTGATCAGAGTACTCCAGCTCAAAGAGGAAGTCTGGCACGGGTGCAGACATCCCTTCATTTTCCGTCAGGCTGCAGAGTTTGGCGTACTAGTGAAGATCGGAGAAACACGCTTGAGCAAAGAAGAAAGCTGTGCAAGTTTGTGGTTTATCTCTCTATGCCTGTAACATACCTCTTCCTTCTGTAGTGTCTTTACAGCAAAGCTCTTTGAAGACAGAATCCAGTGTGCGAGGGCCAAATGATGATCTGCTTCTCCAGGTCGTAGTCTCACCAGCTCTCTCACACCAGGCAACGAGTTCACATCTGCCAGctggagaaggaaaaactcctttctTTTATCATATTACCACAAACAGATTCAAATGTCTCTTTTACACACGTCTCTCAAAGTGAGAAGACACCAAAGACATGAAATGATCACAAATTCATCTATGAGTAATAATTGGCATGAAGCTACCATTAACAGCACATCACTGCCACCGAGTGGATATATATCATGTTACATTTGATCAGTTCTCTCAATTATCTTAGCAGACCATatcgcaactgaaaataaacaatTCTTGTTTCTTCCCACTCATTCAACACAGGATCATAGGTCAGCCTATATGGGTGGTAGTGGATTTGAGAGTTGATACCGATTACTTGCTGGGAATTTTTCTGAAGTAGCTACATTTTATGTTCTACTGTTGAGTCTGCCATCCCTCTGTCTTCCCCTTTTGTGTagatgtgtgcatgtatgttaTTTTTTCTAGTTGCCATGTAAAGCTCTGTATCACTTTTCATGTTAATGAGTGTCCTTGTGCTAGGATACCTCTGTCCATAGGCTTGGTGATCATTCTGATCAGTcacctgagtgaatgaatatATGGCTGAACTACAGAGGCGCTGCTGCTGTTGGTTTGGTGATCTTGACCCTACCCCTGAGGCTGGTTAAAGCTTGTATGATTAAACTGAGGAGCACTTAGGCAAGCATAGGCTACCAGTGACTATAATCTAGGATCTTCAAGAGGTTTTGACAATCACTTTAGCACTCACCAACTCCTCAAACTCCTTATTGTCACCACTTAAGTAACGAGGAGGGAATGGTCTAAGCAAAGAGTCTCTCTTGTAGTTCTGAGTGGCAGCAACGAAGAGGCTGCATCGCAGGTCTGCTGCTACGGGGTCTCTTTGCAGGCAAGAGCACACCAGCTCTCTGACTGCTTCAGGTGGCAGCGGTGGCTGCATTCCCAGCACTGTGTACAAAGAGATAAGATAGCACACGGCCAAGGTCTAGGTTTCCGCTTTATGCAAGTCTGCAGTCAATAATGACTAAGTTTTTAATCCTCACACATTGAAATATTTCAACTATCAAGGCTCTTGTAGTTTATTTCACTCAAATCCTCACATCAAAGAGGATGCTATAATTTAACATTTAGCTTTTTGGTGAGTATTGTGGCAGTGTGGCATCTcgctgccttttttcttttactttgaaagatgTTCTGCTTGGGATGCAAACGCTGACATTACACCTCACCCTTGGTTTGCTAAACTAGGACACTAGCTAAATTCAGCTCATCTACTGGAACAATTACATACTTTAGCTTTTGCTAAGTTAGATTGTTTTGGTTTAATACAATCTTTATAAAGTTAATATTAGGACAAAAATGACAGTTCAATTATAGTTACTAATGCTGATTTGTAATGTTAGTCTTACCTTTCTGTATTTGGTTACTAATATTATGCAAAGAAAGCGACGTCTGagtagctaacattagctgagCCACTACAAGAGAGCATAACTGCCGCTCTTCACTAAATAAAGCCTTGTCGGACTACTGCAGGTCCCCGTATGTATTGGGAATACATCACTGTGGCACTCGTATGAGTTAAATTTGACAGACCTTGTTTAGAAATATAATTTTTGCCCTTACCTTCAGTCTTGCTTAACTCATAGCACTGAATGGAAAGCTAGCGTTAGCTTCAGGCACTGCTGCGTTCAAGCACAGTTCTGCCTTTTGGAAACCGTATACGAAACACATCAGACAGATGTGCAGCTGAGAAAGCGTGTGAGCCGTGCTATCGAGGCAGTCTGAGACAAAGACGGAGCACAAAATTAATTTCCGCATAAACGCCAATGTGTATTCGGTCTGCTGTTTTAAAACGTTTATTCTACCTGGAGTCTAACATTGCACAGGGCACGCGAAGGCAGGATTCATGAGACCAACTGTACCGATGTTTCAGAGAGCCATCTAATGTTTGACAGTAGCAACTAAACAGTGCTTCAGCTGCTGGGGTGGCACGATAGACAGTCTTAGGCCATTCATatctttgtattttattaggCACACCGATTTAGTGAGATATatgcaaacatacagtacattgaagtacagaaaaaaaaagattttggacCATTCTAATAcgtttgaaagtcaatatttgatatAAACATATCAGTTTTTCACCACACCCTGAACGCTCTTTGATAAGCTTTCTTatcatttctttaagcagacttcagaaatagttctccaggtttcttgaagGGCATTCAGAGGTCTTTTTTGAATGTtcgctgccttttgttccactCTTTCTCAAGATcttcccacactgcttcagtaatgatGAGGTCCAGGCGCTGGGAAGGCCAGTCTATGACTAATAGTGATCCACTGTTTGATTTGAATCACATGTTTTCCAGATGGTAATAtgtggtggatcaaaatctgatggtattttttgtgttcattATTCCATCAATTTGCGAAGATCccaaacaccactgtgttttccAGGTGGCTGTCTGCTATACCTCTCTCTcctgacctgttgccactgttctacagtccagttcttgtgtagttgggcatacctcagccttttctttctgtttcccttccttcaaATCTGTTTTCAAAGACATGTTATATCCATCAATTACTCTTAAATAGAATTAAATAATCTACCAGACCAATTCCttcaagaaaaccaaacatttcctGTGGAATAGACTACTGTCTTTTGGTCTTTCCGTAGATTTTTATACAACAAACACTAAACTCAgaaatatttgtgggtgttttcttgtttgtttgttttttgtactaCTTGAACACTAAAATGGTCCTCACATGAGATGACAGTGCCAGCAGTGGCCCACAGCGCATTTAAGTTTGAAACCCCTGTTCAAGTTAGCAGAATATGTACTTTGAATAAAAGAAATCCCTTGGTTGCTTATGGTTTCCCAGTTTCTAATAATACTAATCAAGTCACATGAGGGAATTGTTTCGCAGCCTGGTATAAAAGTGATCAATAAGtcatttataaataatttactACTCCTTAGTATCTTTTCAGCTTGATAAGTATTTTAATTGCACACAGCAATTTCAGCCATGCTGATTATGTGGTTTCTTTGGAATAAACTTAACTTACTGTGAAGCAAATTTGTAGTCAAGCATAGGAGAAAAGCACAAGAGAATTGATCCAGTCCATATTAACTTGTTGTACCTCAGGTAAAGGTACTATAATACTATTGTTTTTGGATGAAAATATTTTGCAGCTGGTGCCCGAAGTCTAGAATTTATAACCAAATGCTGCACTTCCTCCCTTGAGAGGATTTGCCAGCTGTTTAATGAGTGTCTCCTTTGCTTGCAGCGACATCTTTTTAGACTTCGTATTGAGCATGTCAGTGCACTGCTACTAAATGCACGGAATAACGAGGGAACAGACCTCATCTAATCATCAAATAACTTGTTGTATAATTGTACATGTTTCGACCCTCTGAAAATAGGGGGTACATATAAAAAGTTCCTGAATCAATTGAATTGAAATCCATTATCTTGGTGTACAgatgcaaaattacaaaaaaagtaaTTCTACTTAtcaagtgtgtttttatttattttgttttgttttattttgttttattttattgcacttgtatatatattaaaaactactactactactactaccactACTGGGAAAAGAGTTGTACATTGAAATGTATTTATACTACTAGTAAAGCGGTATCTTTATTATGGAAGTAGCTGATAACAGGCAGCCAATCAGGTCAGGTTGTGTAATGCCTCCTCTGATTTTTAACACTGTCAACCTATTGGTTAAGAGCTAAAATATTTCTCCTTTGTGATTGGTCAGGTCAGGTCAGCAACAAATCCATTGTTTTTCCAGGGCCCTGGTCCTACCCGGCCGGGCACAACCCAGCGTCGAGGAGGGGGCCGGTATGTACGTAATGAAAAGACCATACGTCACGTGCCCGCCTCTTACTCCCAACCCCATCATTTAAGGAAATACGCGACATTTTCGTGTGATTAGCGCCAGATCTAGCTGTTTCGGCCACTGTATTTTAATACAGATGAAATCGTAGGATGCAATTTAAACGGACGGAGGTATTCTAGCGACATTCACGGACTGAACCGGAGGTAGGACATCGCATTTTCATTCATTGGTCTCCAGctagagagggagggaaaatattggatttttttattttattttattttattttagcggATTCTAGCTTCGGTAAAACCTCGAAATTTGTAGGCCGGGCTGTTTACTGCGAGGAGTTTGTGCTCGACTTGCTCGACGTCCGGATGATGAACAAGAGCCCCGATGCAGCAGCCTGTCGCGCAGGCTGAAGGACGCTTCTCCATCGCCTGTAATCTCAATGCACTACcccactgcagcatcactgccgCCAGCCGAACGAAATACACGTCTAAGACAGCCGGCGATTCACAATGAATAAAAGCAACTTCAGCCAGACAGCATTTTCGTGGCATAGATTGGTTTATCTGTGCCAGAAAGATGCCCTTCAATACACCATGCGTCCACCATGACGTGCGCTACAAATATGATTTTCTAACACAGTTAAATATGGAAGGTAGTTGATTATGGCCTGCTTAGCAAGGAGAACGCGATAAACAGAGAGTAACGTCTATATAATCCAGCCTTTAAGCTCAATAGGCCTTTCAAACGCCTATTTTGAATCCCAAAGGATATGCATTCGAGATCACGACAAGGCCACACTGTGTCCTGGAGCGCGCATTACACCGCTAAAATATGTGACCAAGAAAACTGGTTCATCTCAGTCTATCTGATGCTCCTCTGGAGGCTGGGTACCAGCATGGGTACCTCCTCTCTCCAAATCGTGTCAGGATGTCAAAGACTCCTATTGCAGTGATTGTGGCCTGTTGCTTACAAGCAGGGCCGGGATAGTAAGTGATGTTGCACTTAATCATGCACTTCTCTCCTTTTCTGCAGTTTGCTTTTCAAGGGAGCTGAGATTGAAGAACTCTGTGTGCCTGGTTTACAAGTGGCGGAAAGCAGTGAATCATGGCAGGTGAGCTTCCCCCTTTTATAAAGGTTGAATAAAAGCTCATGCACCTCTTTTGACTTGATTTCTTCTTGATGTGAAGCACTGAAtcatgtctctgtgtcctaGAAAACAACTTCCCTCCCCTTCCTCGCTTCATCCCCCTTAAGCCATGTTTTTACCAAGACTTCAACGAGATCCCAGACCAACACCGCACTATGTGCAAGAGGCTCTACTACCTCTGGATCTGTGAGTGTACCTGCAggaaatgctttttattttctttgcatttgGAAGCAGTCGGTATTTGCATGCATCTAGCTGTAACCCGCTAACCTGTCtacttctcttcctcctcatgcCGGGCTGCTTTGTTTTACCCAAAATATTATGAGAACTAAAGAGTGCAAACACTCCGTGCAGCTGGGAAACTAGATTGGCCGGTCTCACATTATGTCACAGAGCCAGATAACCACCGTTTTCATTTTACCGTGGTTTTTATTTTGAGGGGTAAAGTTCGAAAATGATTTAGCTCACAGATTTACTTTGTGGTTTGTGATTTGACTGACAAACTGTTTACAAATCTGAAGCCCAATTGAGGTCCCACGGGCAGAAAATGAGGACTTCagctatatttttttaatttcccaagaaaataatttatttacacaAATCAGTGGggtacaaaatgaaaaatggtACATCGTGAAACAAAGTTACAATCCAATACCAATATTTGATAGTATTGATACTTGGATTGTTCCATTCACCTCTAATGTATGCTATAACTCTTAGAATATAATACAGAAGTATGTGTGTGCAATCTTAGGCTTGACAGGTGTCACCTGTCACAGAAAGAGGAGTTATTGTACAGTTTTATAGTGAACGATAGGAATAATTTCCAAAAACATTTATGCTCTTTGTTTATTCCCCACTATTATCTGAGATCCACTAACTCTTAACTCATTAATGAAGAACATAATTTGTACATAATTACAGTCACATGAGTATTATGGTATGTTTTTCATTATCACATAGGTGCTGctatttaaagcaaaaatgtaaGTCTGGTGAAAAGAGTTTAGAGTATATGTTATGTTGGGTGGAAATGGTGTGCTGAATAAAATGCCCCTCTATatcatattttattattgtagtTTAAGTCTTGAATGTAGAACTGGAAATATGGCAGTGTGTAGTTGTTGGTCTTCATAGTGATTAAATCCTGCTGAGTTATGAGTAATGATGGAGCCTGCGGGGTGTTTGCTGtagcgtttttttttgtttgtttgtttgtttcctcactcttttatgtttttgtcattcTTCCTCTCTGTGACGCTGATAGTGCATAGTGCCACGCTAGCTGTTAATCTGATTGGTTGCCTGGCATGGATGTGTGGAGGCGGTGGAGCTACCAACTTTGGCATGGCTATCCTGTGGCTCATCCTCTTCACCCCTTGTTCCTACGTGTGCTGGTTCAGGCCCATCTACAAGGCCTTGAAGTAAGCGTGTTTCCCTCTGAGTTACACTTCTTCCTGCTGTTCCGCTGAATCAGATCGTTTCTGACGATTAGTCTCtccacgcaggacagacagctcATTCAACTTCATGgctttcttcttcgtcttcatggcccaggtggtgatcagtatTATCCAGACTGTTGGCATTCCAGGCTGGGGAGTGTGGTAAGAGTTTGTACTGGTTTATTAAAAGTAATGTGTACAGATGAAATGGAAATTAACTGGCATGTATAGAGTTTATTTCTTGTCTTATATTGTTGTTAAAGATGATTCTAGAAGCACCTGAATCAAGGGGTATACTTTGTAATCTAATCTAAAGCATACACTTTCattcaaaaaataatttttttctaaacCAATGAGGCTTTAAAGAGGTTCATTATCCTTCTGAGGTCTAAGCCATCAAACTTTAACTCCTAAttcttaaataatttttttggtGATAAAATATGATTAACTTTGATGCatggttgttttctttgttccctgattgccaagatatgggaaaataatttaataaatgaaataactaTATTCCCATCACCTAGGTTTAGAGTTAGTGTTTGGATTTTCCACCACCACATAAGTATACTGTAATATACTCAACCTCTCTTTAACGTTAATGTACTGAAGAGAAATGGGAAATATTAAAAAGCAGGTATACAAGCAGTTTTTTACCCCTTGTAAATCCTTTTTGTTCGAACCACCATTAGCAGACGGCCTGCtatacctcctgagctacagcaacCCCAGGAGACACCCTTTAGGAAAACACAGAGTTTGTCCAGCACAAGGCTCTCTACAACTTCCATTTTGATCAGGCTGTTTTGaactccacaaacacaacaaccagctgatcCGAACAGAATCATGCCTGAATTATTCTTCGGCAGGAAATCTATGCTGTAGCTTTCGTTGTAACTGAAAACTCTTTTTAACTCTACACTGTAACCTGACATTCAGCTTTTAAGAAATGTATCTATATGCTGGCTCAATGGCATGGAGGGTTGCGATGTAGGGTTAAGAGGGGTTTCTGGTTGTAAAGTTAGGATGTAGATTTTCTGCAGAAGTCTACATCAGGCTTTAGGCACAGCATAGATTAGTAATTCACAGCTTCTAACAATAGTCTCTAAATATTTTGGTATCAATCTTAAAAATCCAATATCAGAATTATCTAGAATTATCAAGcttaatgtattatttaaatatGGCGTATTGTGAGCATATGATGATTCTTCTGTGCTTCTTCTTCAGCGGTTGGCTGGCCACCATCACCTTCTTCAGCACCAACATTGGCTCAGCTGTGGTCATGCTGATTCCCACCATCATGTTCACTGCAGTGGCTGTTTTATCCTTCATCGCCCTCTCAAAGGTGAGTGACAGATTTCTACCTGGTCACAGAAATTATTAGATCAATCAGTGCTGGTATTATCAAGTGAAAGATAGCAATCCAGTCCAAGTAGCATTGAATAATTAGCTTGTATTATAATGCCAGCGCCGTTTCCCACTTAAAGGGAAGCAGTGATAACATGACATTTGATCCATTTGCACTAGCAACAGAAATTTTTGGaggtgatatttatttatttcaggctGTTTTTAAATCCCTTTTTGGTGAATGCAAGGAATCCATGAGGGGCCCAAGTACTTATTAGAACTTGGTGATCAGAGGTTattgtggctgttttttttgtttttgttttgtttgggggggggtttctaTAACTCTGTATTTGACAACATATTACAGTAAGGTTTAATAGGATAACATTATGACGTTTTCTATACAAAATGTCGAAGGTTGACTTCACTATGACATCAGAGTGTTCTGCAAAAACATTTGAAGCCACAACTCTTGAAAAGAAGAGGGGATTGTGACCATATTTCATGATTGGTGGCATCTAAGTTGATGATGCTAATCCCGAGTTCTAACGTTAAAGCTTTGGTCAAGGTGTGACTGTTTTGTGCTGCAGGATTAAAGATGTGTGTGAAGCATCCACCTTTTAGAATCTGTTGTTTCTTTAAGGCTATTATTCTAGTGTTTTAACTATACCTGCTAAGTCATTGTGGCAATTTCTTACCATGGGAATGCTGTCCATCTATCACCACACCCTCATATATCAATCAGCGGTATTCTTTGCTCTCATTGGTAGTTGCTTCACTTTGTGGATCCCAAGTTAACGGGTCCCAAAATAGCAACACCAGGAGTTATTTTGTCTTGATGTCACTTATTGTCATTGAGGGTCCGATGCCCCTTTGGCTGTGCCTGCCCACATGGACATTACATAAATCAATCGGTAGTCATGACTAGATGGCATAAACACACAGCTCTGGATCTGCACTCAGCTCTTTTGTCCAATAAACTGTGACAAAAAACTAGATGATTGTGAAAACTATCTTTTTGATTTTAGTAAAGCACAGCAAAGCAAAGATATTACAAGAGGGGCCTCAGGAACGACAgaaattcagtttgaaattACTTGCAAGTATGTACcattacatatttatataaatttatTATTCATATAAAAAGTGAAGTAAAAACGGTAATAACAGTTGGTTATGTTGTGATAGTGCTCATTACTCTGACCTGAATTTACCGCTCCTGTATTAAAGTTTGTGTCCCAGGCAGGCGGGTCACAGATTGGCCTTAACACTTTGCTTAAGACTGGGTAGGATTAGCAATGAATAGCCAACAgcctgtgtttatgtttttaatacatttttcagaGAAATACATCAGTTTGCCTTGTGTTTCGATCAGAAGATCTAAGATCGGGTGGGCTTCATGGGATTTTCTGGTTTTTAAGTGGGCCGCAGCATAGTGATGATTTTTCATCCACTTCATTATTGTTTTTTCATATTGGTATAAATTCAACAAAAACAAGATATTagtgtatttaaaatgcaaCATTAAAGTAGTAAATAATCATAAATATCCCACTGCAGAATTGTCACATACTTAACAAGGTGCGTCAACTTCATTAAGAACGTCATTAAGATATAGGATGATATCATTTAGTATTATAAGCTGGGAATTTCTTGCGTTACAGCAGGTATAACATTATTTAAACATGACAAGCATTGGGAGTGTAAGTCTCAAATATATCTTTTTCGGTCTAGAATTGCTTAGGAACAGCTCTTTGGAAAGTAAATGTTGCCAATAATGTGGTCATGACACAAAAAAATGAGGTGCCACTACAgacaaataataaaattcaCCTTTTCTTTATGGTAATTTGGTcaattttacaaattt
This Astatotilapia calliptera chromosome 7, fAstCal1.2, whole genome shotgun sequence DNA region includes the following protein-coding sequences:
- the parp16 gene encoding protein mono-ADP-ribosyltransferase PARP16, which codes for MQPPLPPEAVRELVCSCLQRDPVAADLRCSLFVAATQNYKRDSLLRPFPPRYLSGDNKEFEELLADVNSLPGVRELVRLRPGEADHHLALAHWILSSKSFAVKTLQKEEYAKLCSLTENEGMSAPVPDFLFELEYSDQMNARFERTREGRDVFYAFHGSRLENFHSIIHNGLHCHLNKNSVFGEGTYLTSDLSMAVLYSPHSSGWRESILGPLLSCVALCEVIDHPDVKCQVKKKDSEVVDRQRSRAKNSEGGDVPHKYFVVTNNQLLRVKYLLVYSQQRHLSRHSRSRSWLLRHHFAIMMSLYLLLLVFIGALNSNTFVSFWNRLFR
- the scamp5a gene encoding secretory carrier-associated membrane protein 5 translates to MAENNFPPLPRFIPLKPCFYQDFNEIPDQHRTMCKRLYYLWILHSATLAVNLIGCLAWMCGGGGATNFGMAILWLILFTPCSYVCWFRPIYKALKTDSSFNFMAFFFVFMAQVVISIIQTVGIPGWGVCGWLATITFFSTNIGSAVVMLIPTIMFTAVAVLSFIALSKVHNFYRGSGGSLGKAQEEWATGAWKNPHVQQAAQQAAMGAAQGAMQQNQYSAAPTYNYDEPM